In Aythya fuligula isolate bAytFul2 chromosome 25, bAytFul2.pri, whole genome shotgun sequence, a single genomic region encodes these proteins:
- the KIAA1324 gene encoding UPF0577 protein KIAA1324 homolog, translated as MKAQSCKPCAEGTYSLGTGVRFDEWDEVPHGFANVATNLEVDDSFGDTVENCTASTWVPLGDYIASNTDECTATLMYAVNLKQSGTVSFEYIYPDSSIVFEFFVQNDQCQPTVEESRWMRTTEKGWEFHSVELSRGNNVLYWRTTAFSVWSKVPKPVLVRNIGITGVAYTSECFPCKPGTYAAAAGSSFCQLCPANTFSSKGATACQPCEPATYAEQGSASCKVRPPCTDKDYFYTHTACDANGETQLMFKWAEPKICNEELPQAAQLPPSGVKTKCPPCNPGFFKSNSSACEPCPYGSYSNGSGCVRCPAGTEPVLGLEYKWWNVLPPNMETTVLSGINFEYKGMAGWEVAGDYIYTAAGASDNDFMILTLVVPGFSPPQPALEDGDSKEVARITFVFETMCSVSCELYFMVGVNSRTNTPVETWTGPKGKQSYTYVVEKNATMSFTWAFQRTPYHEAGRRYTSDVAKLYSVNITNVLGGVASFCRRCAPEPGGACAPCPPGHALDHATGACQPCPPGTYLQGHPPGSTPTCQPCGPGTHSNQVRSLCYNNCSFSLALPGRTLHYDFSALATSTAFASGPSFTSKGLKYFHHFNISLCGNRGRKVASCTDNVTDARLPDEGSAGRVVTSHVCQAIVVPSDVVGYRAVVSSQPVSLADRVVGVTTSPSLDGITAPPELFPPANPELPDIIFFYRSSEVTQSCSGGRATTIRLRCDPLQPGTGSLAVPSKCPEGTCDGCTFHLLWATAEGCPRCSAGHFRAIVGACQGGLQRTTYVWREPRLCRGGQRLPPPRVRSCRSADFWLKVGVSVGTCVAVLLAALAAYFWKKNQKLEYKYSKLVMNAAAKESELPAPNSCAIMEGEDAEDELIFASKKSLLGKIKAFTSKRTPDGFDSVPLKPSSGGTDLEL; from the exons ATGAAGGCGCAGTCGTGCAAGCCCTGTGCCGAGGGCACCTACTCGCTGGGCACTGGCGTGCGCTTCGACGAGTGGGACGAGGTGCCCCACGGCTTCGCCAACGTCGCCACCAACCTGGAGGTCGACGACAGCTTCGGCGACACGGTGGAGAACTGCACGGC GTCGACGTGGGTGCCGCTGGGTGACTACATCGCCTCCAACACGGACGAGTGCACGGCCACCCTCATGTACGCCGTCAACCTGAAGCAGTCGGGCACTGTCTCCTTCGAGTACATCTACCCCGACAGCAGCATCGTCTTTGAGTTCTTT GTGCAGAACGACCAGTGCCAGCCCACGGTGGAGGAGTCGCGCTGGATGCGGACCACGGAGAAGGGCTGGGAGTTCCACAGC GTGGAGCTGAGCCGCGGCAACAACGTGCTCTACTGGAGGACCACGGCTTTCTCCGTGTGGTCCAAGGTCCCCAAGCCCGTGCTGGTGAGGAACATCGGGATCACAG gagtCGCCTACACCTCCGAGTGCTTTCCCTGCAAACCTGGCACCtacgccgccgccgccggctcctccttctgccagctctgccccgcCAACACCTTCTCCAGCAAAGGCGCCACCGCCTGCCAGCCCTGCGAGCCGGCCACCTACGCGG AGCAAGGCTCCGCGTCCTGCAAGGTGCGGCCGCCCTGCACGGACAAGGATTACTTCTACACGCACACAGCTTGTGATGCCAACGGGGAG ACCCAGCTCATGTTCAAGTGGGCAGAGCCGAAAATCTGCAATGAGGAGCTGCCGCAGgcagcccagctgccccccTCGGGGGTGAAAACCAAGTGCCCCCCCTGCAACCCTGgttttttcaaaagcaacagCAGCGCCTGTGAGCCCTGTCCCTACGGCTCCTACTCCAACGGCTCAG GCTGTGTCCGCTGCCCGGCCGGCACCGAgccagtgctggggctggagtaCAAGTGGTGGAACGTGCTGCCCCCCAACATGGAGACCACCGTGCTCAGCGGCATCAACTTCGAGTACAAGGGGATGGCAG GCTGGGAGGTGGCTGGGGACTACATCTACACGGCAGCAGGAGCCTCCGACAACGACTTCATGATCCTCACACTGGTGGTGCCTGGCTTCAG TCCCCCGCAGCCGGCGCTggaggatggggacagcaaGGAGGTGGCCAGGATCACCTTTGTGTTTGAGACCATGTGCAGCGTCAGCTGCGAGCTCTACTTCATGGTG GGTGTCAATTCCCGCACCAACACGCCAGTGGAGACGTGGACGGGGCCCAAGGGGAAGCAGTCGTACACCTACGTGGTGGAGAAGAACGCCACCATGAGCTTCACCTGGGCGTTCCAGCGCACGCCCTACCACGAGGCG GGCCGGCGGTACACCAGCGACGTGGCCAAGCTCTACTCCGTCAACATCACCAACGTGCTGGGCGGGGTGGCCTCCTTCTGCCGACGCTGCGCCCCCGAGCCAGGGGGGGCCtgcgccccctgcccccccgGGCATGCCCTGGATCACGCCACCGGTGCctgccagccctgtccccccGGCACCTACCTGCAGGGGCACCCTCCCGGCAGCACCCCCACCTGCCAGCCCTGCGGCCCCGGCACCCACAGCAACCAG GTCCGCTCCCTCTGCTACAACAACTGCAGCTTCTCGCTGGCGCTGCCGGGCCGCACGCTGCACTACGACTTCTCGGCGCTGGCCACCAGCACGGCGTTCGCCAGCGGCCCCAGCTTCACCTCCAAGGGCCTCAAGTACTTCCACCACTTCAACATCAGCCTCTGCGGCAACCGC ggcaggaaggtGGCCTCGTGCACGGACAACGTGACGGACGCGCGGCTGCCGGATGAGGGGAGCGCGGGCCGGGTGGTGACGTCCCACGTGTGCCAGGCCATCGTGGTGCCCTCCGACGTGGTGGGCTACCGGGCGGTGGTGTCCTCGCAGCCCGTCAGCCTGGCTGACCGCGTCGTGG GTGTCACCACGAGCCCCTCGCTGGACGGCATCACCGCGCCCCCCGAGCTCTTCCCCCCTGCCAACCCCGAGCTGCCCGACATCATCTTCTTCTACAG GTCCAGCGAGGTGACGCAGTCGTGCAGCGGGGGCCGGGCCACCACCATCCGCCTGCGCTGCGACCCGCTGCAGCCAGGCACCggcagcctggctgtgcccaG CAAATGCCCCGAGGGCACCTGTGACGGCTGCACCTTCCACCTGCTGTGGGCGACGGCCGAGGGCTGCCCGCGCTGCTCCGCCGGCCACTTCCGCGCCATCGTGGGCGCCTGCCAGGGCGGCCTGCAG aggaccACCTACGTGTGGCGGGAGCCCCGGCTGTGCCGCGGGGGGCAGCGCCTGCCCCCGCCGAGGGTCCGCAGCTGCCGCAGCGCCGATTTCTGGCTGAAGGTGGGGGTCTCGGTGGGGACGTGcgtggccgtgctgctggctgccctggctgcctACTTCTGGAAGAAGAACCAGAA GCTGGAGTACAAATACTCCAAGCTGGTGATGAACGCGGCGGCCAAGGAGAGCGAGCTGCCGGCGCCCAACAGCTGTGCCATCATGGAGGGCGAGGACGCCGAGGACGAGCTCATCTTCGCCAGCAAGAAGTCACTGCTGGGCAAGATCAAGGCCTTCACCTCCAAG CGCACCCCGGACGGCTTCGACTCCGTCCCGCTGAAGCCGTCGTCCGGCGGCACCGACCTGGAGCTGTGA
- the SARS1 gene encoding serine--tRNA ligase, cytoplasmic isoform X2, with translation MVLDLDLFRADKGGDPGAMREMQRKRFKDPALVDALVRADGAWRRCRFRADNLNKLKNLCSKTIGDKMKKKEPVGTDESVPESAQNLDELTADILGGLQVSQIKKVRLLIDEAILKCDAERVRLEAERFESLREIGNLLHPSVPISNDEDVDNKVERVWGDCSCRKKYSHVDLVVMVDGYEGEKGAVVAGSRGYFLKGPLVFLEQALIQYALQSLRAKGYTPVYTPFFMRKEVMQEVAQLSQFDEELYKVIGKGSEKAEDSSIDEKYLIATSEQPIAALHRDEWLKPEDLPIKYAGLSTCFRQEVGSHGRDTRGIFRVHQFEKIEQFVYASPHDNKSWEMFDEMIATAEDFYQSLGIPYHIVNIVSGALNHAASKKLDLEAWFPGSGAFRELVSCSNCTDYQARRLRIRYGQTKKMMDKVEFVHMLNATMCATTRTICAILENYQTEEGILIPERLRDFMPPDLREMIPFVKPAPIEQELSKKQKKQQEGSKKKSAGGDRVLEEQMQNMGVNSA, from the exons atGGTGCTGGACCTGGACCTGTTCCGCGCCGACAAGGGCGGAGACCCCGGCGCCATGCGGGAGATGCAGCGGAAGCGCTTCAAGGACCCGGCGCTGGTGGACGCGCTGGTGCGGGCCGACGGCGCCTGGCGGAGGT GTAGGTTTCGTGCTGATAACCTGAACAAGCTGAAGAACCTGTGCAGCAAAACAATTGGGGACAAGATGAAG AAAAAAGAACCCGTGGGGACCGACGAGTCTGTTCCAGAGAGCGCGCAGAACCTGGACGAGCTCACGGCTGACATCCTCGGG gggctgcaggtATCCCAGATCAAGAAAGTCCGTCTCCTGATCGACGAAGCCATCCTCAAGTGCGACGCCGAGCGCGtcaggctggaggcagagcGCTTCGAGAGTCTCCGGGAGATCGGGAACCTCCTCCACCCCTCGGTGCCCATCAGCAACGACGAG GACGTGGACAACAAGGTGGAGCGGGTCTGGGGtgactgcagctgcaggaagaagtATTCCCACGTGGACCTGGTGGTGATGGTGGACGGTTAcgagggagagaagggagctGTCGTCGCGGGGAGCCGGGGCTACTTCCTTAAG GGTCCCCTGGTGTTCCTGGAGCAGGCCCTGATCCAGTACGCCCTGCAGAGCCTCCGCGCCAAGGGCTACACTCCTGTCTACACCCCCTTCTTCATGCGCAAGGAGGTGATGCAGGAGGTGGCCCAGCTCAGCCAGTTCGACGAGGAGCTGTACAAG gtgATTGGCAAGGGTAGCGAGAAGGCGGAGGACAGCTCCATCGACGAGAAGTACCTCATCGCCACCTCGGAGCAGCCCATCGCAGCCCTGCACCGGGACGAGTGGCTGAAGCCGGAGGATTTGCCCATCAAGTACGCGGGGCTGTCGACCTGCTTCCGCCAGGAGGTCGGCTCGCACGGCCGAGACACCCGCGGCATCTTCCGCGTCCACCAGTTCGAGAAG ATCGAGCAGTTTGTCTACGCCTCGCCACACGACAACAAGTCGTGGGAGATGTTTGATGAGATGATCGCCACGGCCGAGGACTTCTACCAGTCCCTGGGCATCCCCTACCACATCGTTAACATCGTCTCGG GCGCCTTGAATCATGCTGCCAGCAAGAAGCTGGACCTGGAGGCTTGGTTCCCGGGGTCAGGGGCTTTCCGGGAGCTCGTGTCCTGCTCCAACTGCACCGACTACCAGGCACGCCGCCTGCGCATCCGCTATGGGCAGACCAAGAAGATGATGGACAAG gtggaGTTTGTGCACATGCTCAACGCCACGATGTGCGCCACAACCCGGACCATCTGCGCCATCCTGGAGAACTACCAGACGGAGGAGGGCATCCTCATACCCGAGAGGCTGCGCGACTTCATGCCCCCAG ACCTCCGAGAGATGATCCCGTTCGTGAAGCCGGCCCCCATCGAGCAGGAGCTCtccaagaagcagaagaagcagcaggagggcagcaagaAGAAGTCAGCAGGAGGAGACcgggtgctggaggagcagatgCAGAACATGGGCGTGAACAGCGCCTAA
- the SARS1 gene encoding serine--tRNA ligase, cytoplasmic isoform X1, translating into MVLDLDLFRADKGGDPGAMREMQRKRFKDPALVDALVRADGAWRRCRFRADNLNKLKNLCSKTIGDKMKKKEPVGTDESVPESAQNLDELTADILGGLQVSQIKKVRLLIDEAILKCDAERVRLEAERFESLREIGNLLHPSVPISNDEDVDNKVERVWGDCSCRKKYSHVDLVVMVDGYEGEKGAVVAGSRGYFLKGPLVFLEQALIQYALQSLRAKGYTPVYTPFFMRKEVMQEVAQLSQFDEELYKVIGKGSEKAEDSSIDEKYLIATSEQPIAALHRDEWLKPEDLPIKYAGLSTCFRQEVGSHGRDTRGIFRVHQFEKIEQFVYASPHDNKSWEMFDEMIATAEDFYQSLGIPYHIVNIVSGALNHAASKKLDLEAWFPGSGAFRELVSCSNCTDYQARRLRIRYGQTKKMMDKVRARGLAGGGWSCSPRLLLHCFPPTLLQVEFVHMLNATMCATTRTICAILENYQTEEGILIPERLRDFMPPDLREMIPFVKPAPIEQELSKKQKKQQEGSKKKSAGGDRVLEEQMQNMGVNSA; encoded by the exons atGGTGCTGGACCTGGACCTGTTCCGCGCCGACAAGGGCGGAGACCCCGGCGCCATGCGGGAGATGCAGCGGAAGCGCTTCAAGGACCCGGCGCTGGTGGACGCGCTGGTGCGGGCCGACGGCGCCTGGCGGAGGT GTAGGTTTCGTGCTGATAACCTGAACAAGCTGAAGAACCTGTGCAGCAAAACAATTGGGGACAAGATGAAG AAAAAAGAACCCGTGGGGACCGACGAGTCTGTTCCAGAGAGCGCGCAGAACCTGGACGAGCTCACGGCTGACATCCTCGGG gggctgcaggtATCCCAGATCAAGAAAGTCCGTCTCCTGATCGACGAAGCCATCCTCAAGTGCGACGCCGAGCGCGtcaggctggaggcagagcGCTTCGAGAGTCTCCGGGAGATCGGGAACCTCCTCCACCCCTCGGTGCCCATCAGCAACGACGAG GACGTGGACAACAAGGTGGAGCGGGTCTGGGGtgactgcagctgcaggaagaagtATTCCCACGTGGACCTGGTGGTGATGGTGGACGGTTAcgagggagagaagggagctGTCGTCGCGGGGAGCCGGGGCTACTTCCTTAAG GGTCCCCTGGTGTTCCTGGAGCAGGCCCTGATCCAGTACGCCCTGCAGAGCCTCCGCGCCAAGGGCTACACTCCTGTCTACACCCCCTTCTTCATGCGCAAGGAGGTGATGCAGGAGGTGGCCCAGCTCAGCCAGTTCGACGAGGAGCTGTACAAG gtgATTGGCAAGGGTAGCGAGAAGGCGGAGGACAGCTCCATCGACGAGAAGTACCTCATCGCCACCTCGGAGCAGCCCATCGCAGCCCTGCACCGGGACGAGTGGCTGAAGCCGGAGGATTTGCCCATCAAGTACGCGGGGCTGTCGACCTGCTTCCGCCAGGAGGTCGGCTCGCACGGCCGAGACACCCGCGGCATCTTCCGCGTCCACCAGTTCGAGAAG ATCGAGCAGTTTGTCTACGCCTCGCCACACGACAACAAGTCGTGGGAGATGTTTGATGAGATGATCGCCACGGCCGAGGACTTCTACCAGTCCCTGGGCATCCCCTACCACATCGTTAACATCGTCTCGG GCGCCTTGAATCATGCTGCCAGCAAGAAGCTGGACCTGGAGGCTTGGTTCCCGGGGTCAGGGGCTTTCCGGGAGCTCGTGTCCTGCTCCAACTGCACCGACTACCAGGCACGCCGCCTGCGCATCCGCTATGGGCAGACCAAGAAGATGATGGACAAGGTGAGGGCGCGCGGCTTGGCTGGCGGGGGGTGGTCCTGCTCTCCCCGTCTTCTGCTTCACTGCTTCccccccaccctgctgcaggtggaGTTTGTGCACATGCTCAACGCCACGATGTGCGCCACAACCCGGACCATCTGCGCCATCCTGGAGAACTACCAGACGGAGGAGGGCATCCTCATACCCGAGAGGCTGCGCGACTTCATGCCCCCAG ACCTCCGAGAGATGATCCCGTTCGTGAAGCCGGCCCCCATCGAGCAGGAGCTCtccaagaagcagaagaagcagcaggagggcagcaagaAGAAGTCAGCAGGAGGAGACcgggtgctggaggagcagatgCAGAACATGGGCGTGAACAGCGCCTAA